The following DNA comes from Picosynechococcus sp. PCC 7003.
GCATCTTGGTAAACCGCGAATAACGCGGGAACCCCTTGGCCCTGCTCATAGGTACGACGCACGAGGTGGCCAGGGCCCTTAGGCGCAACCATTACAACGTCTACATCGGCAGGGGGCACAATTTGACCGAAGTTGATGTTAAACCCATGGGCAAAGGAAAGCACATTACCCGCTTGGAGGTTGGGGAGAATATCTTTGGTGTAGACAGATTTTTGGACATCGTCGGGCAACAAAATCATGATCCAGTCCGCCACTTTTGCTGCTTCTGCAACAGGTAAAACCTTCAGACCTTCTGCTTCGGCTTTGGCGGTGGACTTACTCCCGGCATACAGGCCGATGACGACGTTAATCCCACTGTCTTTTAGGTTGAGGGCATGGGCATGACCCTGGGAACCATAGCCGATAATGGCAACGGTTTTGCCGTTTAACAGATCTAAGTTTGCGTCCGCATCATAATACATGCGAGCCATAGGACAATTCTCCGACGGAAATTACAAAGTTAAGAATATGTGTTAATGCATACTGCAGACTCTGTATTATAGGAGATTGTTGTCAACTGAACTTTTGCGAAGCAAGCTCCACGGAAATTTTTAATAACTTGTGATCAAAGAAGGAAATCTGCATTTTGGATTGCAGCAAACTTTGCTAACCGTTGCATCGATATTTTTATGTTGGCAATTATCTTGGCGATCGCCGCGGATCGCCGCAGCTTTTTCGCGGGACTTGACAGGCGCAGCAATGATTCCCAGAAGGCTTTTGGGGCTGCTACGCTGTTACAATAAACCTCTGATAATTCTGTTGGTCTTACAATCAATAAACTCCCATGGGTAAAGGCATCGTTCTGCTATCAAAACGAGAAATTGAAAAAATGCGCAATGCGGGACGGCTAGCGGCGCAACTCCTCGATTACCTGGAGCCTCTGGTTAAACCGGGAGTGACGACCCTCGAATTGAACGATGCGGCGGAGGAATGGACCCAGAAACATGGGGCGAAAAGTGCTCCCCTCGGTTATGGCAAAAGCAATCCTTACCCAAAGTCTATCTGTACCAGTGTCAATGAGGTAATTTGTCACGGCATTCCCAGTAAGAAAAAAGTCCTCAAGGACGGCGACATCATCAATATCGATGTGACCCCCATTCTCGATGGTTATCACGGTGATACGTCCCGAACCTTTTTTGTGGGTACCCCAGCACCCCGAGTCAAAAAATTAGTCGAAGTGACCGAAAAATGTCTGTACATCGGCATTGAGGCGGCCCAACCCAATGGTCGCATTGGGGATATTGGGGCGGCGATCCAAGAATATGCCGAATCCCAGGGCTATTCAGTGGTGCGTGATTTTGTCGGCCATGGGATTAGTAATGTCTTCCACACAGAACCCCAAGTTCCCCACTATGGCAAACGCGGCAAGGGCACCAAAATTCGTCCGGGGATGGTGTTTACCATCGAACCGATGATCAATGAAGGTACCTATGAGAGTCAATTGCTCAGTGATGGTTGGACCGCAGTCACCAAGGACGGCAAGCTCTCGGCCCAGTTTGAACACACTATTGCCATTACCCCAGAAGGGCCGGAAATTTTGACCCGCAGAGACTAGCCTGATTCATATCATGTCTCCACCAGAATCAAGCCCAGAAAACATTGCTTTAACCTTTGTCCAGGCGTTAGTCCAAGGAACTTTTGAGGTAGCTCATGCTCTCCTGACACCGGCATTGCAACAGCAATATCCAGTGGAACGGTTGCAGCAAGTGTTTGAGGAGATGGTTGCCTATGGTGGGACACCCCCCCATGTTGTAGAGGTGATGGCGACTCTGGCGGATTGGCCTGGGAAAATACAAGAGGATTGGGGTTGGGTTTATGTTGCGGTGGCTGGGGATGACTATGGTGAGGCCGTCACCGTAATTGTGCAAAAAAATTTGCGGATTCGTGATCTTGAGTGGGGCCGTCCCTAGAGCTGATATTGTCTCGCTGCGGGCGGTTCCCCACCGGATTGTATCGGGCGTTGTTGGAGTTGTTGGCTGACCCAAAGGGCGATCACCCCAGAGGGCCCAGAAATTCTAACCCTGGCAGATTAAAAGTTTGTGATTGAACCGTTTGACGACTTTAGGCACCAATAAAAAAGACCCCATCTGGGGTCTCTTCGCAATTAATTTTTAGAGTCTAAGCGTTTAGGCTCTACTCTTCTTCGTCTGCTGCTTCAGCCTCTTCTGCTTCGAGGGTTCCGGCTGGGACAAATTCAATCTCAGACTGTTCTGCGAGCCAATCGAGGGTTGCCTCAATGGTCAGTTCTTCTTTGATAGCTTCCTGGAGCCGCTCTTCATCAAAGCCTTCCTGGAGTTCGGCCTTAGCTTCCTCTAGGCGTTCATTGAATTTGTCGGTGTCAATTTCGATCTTCTCGACCTTGGCAATTTCCGTCAAAATCAAAGAATTGCTGAGACGTTGTTCTGCCTCTGGGCGAGCTGTTTCCCGCAGTTTAGGAATCATATCCTTGGTAAAGATCCGATTCACGTCGATGCCCATGCGGCTGAATTCCATCATCTGCTGGGTGAGTACTGCCGTGATTTCTTCGTTAACGCTTACTTCTGGCAGTTCGGCGCTGTTGTTAGCAGCGAGTTGCTCTAGCAGATAACGACGCACGCTGTTTTTGGTGCTGATTTCGGCGTTTTCTTTTAACTGGGCCTCCAGACTTTCTTGCCAAGCAGCGAGGGTTTCAAATTCTTCGTTGGTGGCTTCGCTGGCAAATTCGTCATCGAGTTCGGGTAACTCGCGGCTCTTGAGTTCCTTGAGGGTTACGGTAAAGGACACCTGTTTCCCGGCCATTTCTTCGTTGCCGTAGTCGTCGGGGAAGGTCACGGTGAATTTTTTGGTTTCTTCGGGTTTCATACCAACAAAACCGTCCACAAAGCCTGGAATAAATTTGCCTTCTTCGAGGTCAAGGGAAAAGTCTTCGGCTTGGGTGCCGGGAATGATGTCTGCTTCTTCTTCGCCAGCGTCGTTGACATAGCGGCCTTCATAATCGGCGATCGCCACATCGCCCATTTGGGCAGCCCGGTCTTCGACGGGGACAAGGGTGGCCAATTCGCGCTGTTTCTGGGTAAGAAATTCATCGAGATCCGCCGGGTCATATTCGCTCTTTTCGGCCTTGAAGCTGAGGCCTTTGTAGCTATTGAGGGTCACGGTGGCGGGGACATCCACGGCAGCCTTGAAGGTGAAGGCTTCACCGGGTTTGTAGGCGCTGATCAGGTCATCGAAGGAAGATTTGAGTTGGAAATTTCCTAGGGCCTCAATGTTTTCTTGGGCGATCGCCGCTTTTAAGCTGTCGTCGATCAAATCCTCAAGGACAGACGCCTTAATGCGATTGGAGCCTAACCGTTGGATCAAAATCTGCTTGGGAACTTTGCCTTTCCGGAAACCGGGGAGGTTCACGGTACGGGCGAGTTTCCGCACTGTTTCATCATAGGCTTTTTGGGTGACGTCAGCGGGGACTTCGATTTCTAGCCCAACTTGGCTGGCAGGAAGCTTTTCCTGGATAACTTTCATCGATGTTTAAAGGTTCTAATATATAAGTTACAACTAAGGGTCTTAGGATAGTTTTTGTTCGTTGGCGATCGCCCCTTTAGGGGTCTGAATTGAGCGCTCCATGATATCCTAAGGTCAGTAACCCAAACGCAGGATTACCCAGAATATGTTTGGGTCGGTCTATTGCGTTCTTACGAGGGGTTAACCTATCTGATAATAGTATAATTAGAGCTTCGATATACAAAGTCTTACGAAAGGGATGCACCAGCTTAGAACGACGAAAGCGGCCCTGCTTACTCTATCCCGACCCTCGCCTCCGGGGTGATGAACCCTCCCCGCCACATCAGAAAATTTCCCCAGGCGATCGCCCCCACCAGATTTTTGCTTTTTAATTCCATTACCCTTAACCCAAAATCATTAGGAGGTTTATTCTTTGTCAAAATCAGTCAATGTCGCCATTCTTGGTGCTACCGGAGCCGTTGGCGCAGAACTCTTACAGTTACTAGAAGAGCGGGATTTTCCCCTCAACAACTTGAAACTTTTGGCCTCGCCCCGTTCTGCCGGGAAAACCCTAACCTTTAAAGGCCAGCCCATTACCGTCGAAGCCGTCAGCCCAGAAGCCTTTGCAGGTGTCGATATTGTCCTCGCCTCCGCCGGGGGAAGCACCTCGAAAAAATGGGCCAAGGCCATCGTCGAAGCCGGAGCCGTGATGATCGACAACTCCAGCGCCTTCCGTATGGATCCGGATGTACCCCTTGTGGTGCCAGAAATTAACCCAGAGGCAGCCCAACAACACCAAGGCATCATTGCGAACCCAAACTGCACAACCATTCTCATGGGGGTGGCGATCTATCCCCTCCATCAAGTGCAGCCCATTCAGCGGATTGTCGTTTCTACCTACCAATCTGCCAGTGGTGCCGGGGCGATGGCCATGGAAGAAGTTAAACAGCAAACCCAGGCGATCTTGGCTGGCGAAGAACCGCCCACGGAATCCTTTCCTTATCCCCTCGCCTTTAATCTTTTCCTCCACAATACCCCCATTAATGAAGCGGGCTATTGCGAAGAAGAGATGAAAATGGTGAACGAAACCCGGAAGATTTTTGGCGCGCCCGACCTGCGGATTAGTGCCACCTGTGTCCGGGTGCCGGTGCTCAGGGCCCATTCAGAAGCGGTAAACCTAGAATTTACGCAGCCCTTCGATCCGGCCCAGGCCAAAGATATCCTCGCCACGGCCCCTGGTGTTACCGTAGTAGAAGATTGGGAAAACAACTATTTCCCGATGCCCATGGATGCGACGGGGAAAGATCCGGTGCTGGTGGGCCGCATTCGCCGGGATATTTCCCAACAGAATGGCCTGGAATTGTGGCTCTGTGGCGATCAGATTCGTAAGGGAGCAGCCCTCAATGCTGTCCAGATTGCGGAACTGCTTTGGGAAAAAAATTGGCTCCAACCGGCGGCGATCGCAACGGCGGTTTAGTCCAGTAAGATTTATGTGTGTTGTGTCGATTCGTTTATGACAAGTACAAGATTTGGTCGAGTGATCACCGCAATGGTGACCCCCTTTACGGAAGAGGGGCAGGTGGATTACGCGATGGCGGAAAAATTAGCGGCCCATCTCATTGACCAGGGGAGTGATGCCCTGGTTGTCTGCGGCACCACCGGAGAATCACCAACGCTAACTTGGGATGAGGAGTATGACCTGTTCCGGGCTGTCCAAAATGCGGCCACCGGCCGGGCAAAGGTGATCGCAGGCACAGGGTCTAATTCCACCAGTGAGGCGATCGCCGCCACCCAAAAAGCCGCTAAACTAAATTTAGATGGCTCGTTGCAAGTTGTTCCCTATTACAACAAACCCCCCCAGGAAGGACTTTATCAACATTTCAAGGCGATCGCCGAAGCCTGTCCAGACATCCCCTTGATGCTCTATAACGTGCCGGGGCGCACCAGTTGTAACCTGTTACCCGAAACAGTGATTCGCCTCGCCACAGTGGACAACATCGTGGCAATCAAAGAAGCAAGTGGCAACCTTGACCAGGCCGCCCAGATTCGTTGTGGTGTGGATTCCACCTTTGAAATTTACTCAGGGGATGATAGTCTAACTCTACCTCTGATGAGCGTAGGGGCCCAGGGCGTTGTGAGCGTGGCCAGTCACCTCGTGGGGCCGCAGATGCAGGCAATGATCCAAGCTTTTCTTGCTGGCCGTACCCAGGAGGCGATCGCCCTCCACCTTAAGCTTTTCCCCCTCTTCCGTGTCCTATTCTGTGATACCAATCCCCTTCCCGTTAAAACCGCTCTCATTCTTCAGGGATGGCGTTTAGGCAGCTTTCGCCCGCCCCTCTGTCCCCTCAGCCCTGACCGCACGAAACAACTCACCCAAGTCTTGAAGGACTTGTCCCTCCTCTAGAACGAAACATTCGGCGAACGGCCCACTGCCATGGCTTTTGACAACTGAACAGTATTGCGCCAATTACCAGCACCCTGGCGATCGCTGGTTATACCTAGCCGTTGGTCTTTCAGATACCTTCTCTAACAAGTTTTCTATTTCAAACCTTTTCTCTAGTTTTAACCACACGCAAATCTAAGGAGTTTTATGAACAAGAGCAAACCCCAACCCACAACCCGTAAAAGAACCCGCACTAGCCAACAACAAACGACCAAGCCAGAAAATCTCAACCCCCAGGACAGTATCAAAATTATTCCCCTGGGTGGTCTCCACGAAATTGGTAAAAACACTTGTATTTTTGAGTATGACGATGAAATCGTGCTGCTCGATGCGGGCCTAGCCTTTCCGACGGATGGGATGCATGGGGTCAATATTGTTCTGCCAGACACAACCTATCTCCGGGAAAATCGCCACAAAATTAAGGGGATGATTGTCACCCACGGCCACGAAGATCACATCGGTGGCATTTCCCATCACCTCAAGCAGTTTGATATTCCCGTGATCTATGGCCCACGTCTGGCCATGTCTCTCCTTGCCGATAAGCTAGATGAGGCAGGGGTTAGCGATCGCACCAAACTCCACAGTGTTATGCCACGGGACATGGTGCGCATTGGCAAAAATTTCCTCGTGGAATATATCCGCAACACCCACTCCATTGCCGATAGCTTTACCGTAGCAATCCATACCCCCATTGGCGTGATCATCCACACAGGGGACTTTAAAGTAGACTTTACCCCCGTTGACGGTGAACAGTTTGATTTCCAACGGCTCGCTGAACATGGCGAAAAAGGTGTTCTCTGTCTTCTAAGTGATTCGACGAACGCAGAAGTTCCCGGTCGCACTCCTTCAGAAGCTTCTGTAAAACCGAATTTAGACCGCATTTTTGGCCAAGCTCAGGGACGACTCTTTGTCACTACCTTTGCGTCTTCTGTCCACCGGGTCAGCATTATTTTAGAACTGGCGCAAAAACACAATCGTAAGGTGGCCGTAGTGGGCCGCTCCATGTTAAATGTCATTTCCCATGCCCGCAATTTGGGCTACATGAAATGTTTAGATGAGCTGTTCATTCCCCTGCGGCAACTCAAAAGCATGAAGGATGAGGATGTCTTGATCCTGACAACGGGCTCCCAAGGTGAGACGTTATCGGCCATGACCCGGATCTCCCATGATGCCCATCGCCACATCAAAATTAAGGAAGGGGATACGGTGGTCTTTTCGGCCAACCCGATCCCTGGGAATACGATCGCCGTGGTAAATACCATTGATCGGCTAATGATGCGCGGCGCCAAAGTCGTCTACGGCAAAGGGGAAGGGATTCACGTTTCTGGTCACGGCGCCCAAGATGATCACAAGTTGATGTTAGCTTTGACGAAGCCGAAGTTCTTTATTCCCTTCCACGGGGAGCACCGGATGCTGGTGAAGCACGCCCAAACGGCTCAATCGATGGGTGTACCGGAGGAAAATATTGTGATTATCGACAATGGTGACATTGTTGAACTCACGGAAGATTCCATTGGTGTTACTGGCAAAGTGCCCTCAGGCATTGAATTAGTGGATCGTTCTGGCATTGTCCATGATTCGGTACTCCAGGAACGGCAACAGTTGGCTGAGGAAGGGGTGATTACGGTGGCCGTGGCGATCGCCCAGGACGGTAATTTGATTGCACCGCCAGAAATTCATCTCCGGGGTGTGGTCACCGCAGCAAACAATAAATTGCTCCACCAGTTAATCCAGCGGAATGTCGAAAATGTCCTAGAGGATCGCCTTGCAGAGTACAAAGAGCATGGCAAACGCAGCAATGAAGATATTGACTGGACTGACATCCGCCTAGAGATTGAAGCCTCCCTACAACGCCTCGCCCGTCGGGAATTGCAAGGGGAACCCCTTGTGGTCTTTTTAATGCAGGTCAGTGAACAGACCGCCGTTAGAGCCCAACGCCGTCGTCGTCGCCCTACGGCATCCCTTGCTTCCTAAGTAAGAGTAAGAGGATTTGGCATTTGCGCTAAGTCTCTTATGAGCATCTGAATATTACGAAAGGGAGCCATAATGACTCCCTTTTTTGTTTACTGAAAGGATTTGAAAAAATCTGCTGGCCGATGGCCAAGTTCCCAGGGAAATTAATTTTCGCTGTTTTGAGCTTGAGCCGGATCCACCCAGATAATGCGCCGTTGCTTGGGATCGACTTTAATGGTGTACTCCTGCATTAACTGATGACTCCCATAGGCATCAAAGTGGCGGTTAAATTCTTGTCGTAGTTTGGCGACCCGTTGTTCTGCCTCGGTGACTTCGCCCTTAAGAACGGACAATTGCTGCCGTTGGGAGAGTTGGGCCGGTAACAGTTGGGCAATGGAGACGATCGCCACCCCGCCGAGTAAACAGTTCACAGAAATCTGCGCCGCTAATTCCCAACAGGCTAACCGATGGTGTTTTGTCGCCGCCGTCGATTGGCCAGAATTTTTTTGGCCTTTGTTATGGCGACGTTTCTGGAGGGGAACGGGGGTCTGTTTCTGGGGTGATTGTGGGGGAGAGAAGCCGTACATGAACACTGGATCCAACAACTAAACAAACAAGAAATCGCGTAACCTGAAGTTATCGAAGCATTTTTCTTTGATTGAGAATGCTTGTAACAAGCCTTTTTAGAAAAAAACGATCGATAGTTTTGCCGATGTTTAAAGGCGTTTAAATAACAGTAGATGCGCTCAAAATGGATCAAGGCGATCGCCCAAATCATGGAGATTTAAATGCATTTAAGCTCGAAATTAGCAACAATTTTTGGAGAAACCTTGATCAAATTCTGGCCTTGATGCTAGCAGCATCTTAGCATTTACATTTTAAAAAATTAGGATCTCTTCAAAAAGCAGCCCGGATCCCCCAAAAACCAGGCAGATGTAATTTCTATTGATAAATAAAACAAATCACAGCCACACAAATTTTGTCAGATTTTAATAGGTTTCTGCATAGGGGCTGGGACTCTGGGCCAGATTTAAAAACTTCGTTAGCTCCGGCTGGAAAATCAGCTTGACCGTTCCTGTGGGGCCATTACGGTGCTTCGCAATAATCACCTCGGCAATATCTCGCTCCGGGGAATCCGGGTTGTAATAACTGTCGCGGTAGAGCATCAAAACCAGGTCGGCATCCTGCTCGATGGAACCTGATTCCCGCAGGTCAGACATCATCGGGCGTTTGCTGTTGCGGGCCTCAACGCCTCGACTTAACTGGGATAGGGCAAAAATAGGTACATCTAATTCCCGGGCAAGTCCTTTGAGCGATCGCGTAATTTTTGAGAGTTCTTGGACGCGATTATCGCCACCGCCCTCCATAAGTTGCAGGTAGTCAATGAGAATCAGCCCTAACTTTCCCCCCTGTTCTGCCTGGAGTTTCCGGGCCTG
Coding sequences within:
- the map gene encoding type I methionyl aminopeptidase, encoding MGKGIVLLSKREIEKMRNAGRLAAQLLDYLEPLVKPGVTTLELNDAAEEWTQKHGAKSAPLGYGKSNPYPKSICTSVNEVICHGIPSKKKVLKDGDIINIDVTPILDGYHGDTSRTFFVGTPAPRVKKLVEVTEKCLYIGIEAAQPNGRIGDIGAAIQEYAESQGYSVVRDFVGHGISNVFHTEPQVPHYGKRGKGTKIRPGMVFTIEPMINEGTYESQLLSDGWTAVTKDGKLSAQFEHTIAITPEGPEILTRRD
- the tig gene encoding trigger factor; the protein is MKVIQEKLPASQVGLEIEVPADVTQKAYDETVRKLARTVNLPGFRKGKVPKQILIQRLGSNRIKASVLEDLIDDSLKAAIAQENIEALGNFQLKSSFDDLISAYKPGEAFTFKAAVDVPATVTLNSYKGLSFKAEKSEYDPADLDEFLTQKQRELATLVPVEDRAAQMGDVAIADYEGRYVNDAGEEEADIIPGTQAEDFSLDLEEGKFIPGFVDGFVGMKPEETKKFTVTFPDDYGNEEMAGKQVSFTVTLKELKSRELPELDDEFASEATNEEFETLAAWQESLEAQLKENAEISTKNSVRRYLLEQLAANNSAELPEVSVNEEITAVLTQQMMEFSRMGIDVNRIFTKDMIPKLRETARPEAEQRLSNSLILTEIAKVEKIEIDTDKFNERLEEAKAELQEGFDEERLQEAIKEELTIEATLDWLAEQSEIEFVPAGTLEAEEAEAADEEE
- a CDS encoding aspartate-semialdehyde dehydrogenase — encoded protein: MSKSVNVAILGATGAVGAELLQLLEERDFPLNNLKLLASPRSAGKTLTFKGQPITVEAVSPEAFAGVDIVLASAGGSTSKKWAKAIVEAGAVMIDNSSAFRMDPDVPLVVPEINPEAAQQHQGIIANPNCTTILMGVAIYPLHQVQPIQRIVVSTYQSASGAGAMAMEEVKQQTQAILAGEEPPTESFPYPLAFNLFLHNTPINEAGYCEEEMKMVNETRKIFGAPDLRISATCVRVPVLRAHSEAVNLEFTQPFDPAQAKDILATAPGVTVVEDWENNYFPMPMDATGKDPVLVGRIRRDISQQNGLELWLCGDQIRKGAALNAVQIAELLWEKNWLQPAAIATAV
- the dapA gene encoding 4-hydroxy-tetrahydrodipicolinate synthase yields the protein MTSTRFGRVITAMVTPFTEEGQVDYAMAEKLAAHLIDQGSDALVVCGTTGESPTLTWDEEYDLFRAVQNAATGRAKVIAGTGSNSTSEAIAATQKAAKLNLDGSLQVVPYYNKPPQEGLYQHFKAIAEACPDIPLMLYNVPGRTSCNLLPETVIRLATVDNIVAIKEASGNLDQAAQIRCGVDSTFEIYSGDDSLTLPLMSVGAQGVVSVASHLVGPQMQAMIQAFLAGRTQEAIALHLKLFPLFRVLFCDTNPLPVKTALILQGWRLGSFRPPLCPLSPDRTKQLTQVLKDLSLL
- a CDS encoding ribonuclease J, whose protein sequence is MNKSKPQPTTRKRTRTSQQQTTKPENLNPQDSIKIIPLGGLHEIGKNTCIFEYDDEIVLLDAGLAFPTDGMHGVNIVLPDTTYLRENRHKIKGMIVTHGHEDHIGGISHHLKQFDIPVIYGPRLAMSLLADKLDEAGVSDRTKLHSVMPRDMVRIGKNFLVEYIRNTHSIADSFTVAIHTPIGVIIHTGDFKVDFTPVDGEQFDFQRLAEHGEKGVLCLLSDSTNAEVPGRTPSEASVKPNLDRIFGQAQGRLFVTTFASSVHRVSIILELAQKHNRKVAVVGRSMLNVISHARNLGYMKCLDELFIPLRQLKSMKDEDVLILTTGSQGETLSAMTRISHDAHRHIKIKEGDTVVFSANPIPGNTIAVVNTIDRLMMRGAKVVYGKGEGIHVSGHGAQDDHKLMLALTKPKFFIPFHGEHRMLVKHAQTAQSMGVPEENIVIIDNGDIVELTEDSIGVTGKVPSGIELVDRSGIVHDSVLQERQQLAEEGVITVAVAIAQDGNLIAPPEIHLRGVVTAANNKLLHQLIQRNVENVLEDRLAEYKEHGKRSNEDIDWTDIRLEIEASLQRLARRELQGEPLVVFLMQVSEQTAVRAQRRRRRPTASLAS